One window from the genome of Blastocatellia bacterium encodes:
- a CDS encoding AAA family ATPase, whose amino-acid sequence MPPHHIVFDISPLIEAAVMKALEKDPQARFQSITEFAAALKQAPKRNLRRTVGMFISLPLDKKSSPTPETELQQATQQALSFEHFVARKRERAKLRQAYEQASEGKAIALLIAGDAGIGKSQLLSQSLKEFQETGTLCFFGQFTNNVTPLWSLLNIKPYLQELLSDTSKFQEIFGSIAANVQEEILEISSKMPTAALFQPKVENRSEKSSELLAQVFLQLSQKQPIVIALDDLHLADEANLNFLIYLTSIATYKQILFLFTARSQELARPENMVANWLDRMSNQRQLQRLALGPLAASDVRQLIEKIFSPIVISDEAITKLVTATEGNPFYLTNLLRLMLSESQISWDGQQWITNSLMTIKVPETVARLIEVRLSFLPVEKRQVLEKASILGETFGFEVLRKFVGLDEDTLLKILDDCLRYGLIKEARIPEGVQQKTTITVLLNMYFIKCFMKNGLI is encoded by the coding sequence TTGCCACCTCATCATATTGTTTTTGATATTTCTCCACTTATAGAAGCGGCTGTAATGAAAGCGTTGGAAAAAGATCCCCAAGCGCGTTTTCAATCAATTACCGAGTTTGCTGCTGCACTAAAACAAGCTCCAAAACGTAACTTGCGCCGCACAGTAGGAATGTTTATTTCCCTACCACTAGATAAAAAAAGTAGCCCTACACCAGAAACAGAACTCCAACAAGCTACACAACAAGCCCTATCTTTTGAGCATTTTGTAGCACGTAAAAGAGAACGTGCTAAACTACGTCAAGCTTATGAACAAGCAAGCGAAGGAAAAGCTATTGCACTCTTAATTGCTGGTGATGCAGGAATTGGTAAATCACAACTTTTAAGTCAATCTCTAAAAGAGTTTCAAGAAACAGGAACTCTTTGCTTTTTTGGTCAATTTACCAACAATGTAACGCCTCTTTGGTCACTTCTAAATATAAAACCTTATTTACAAGAACTATTATCAGATACAAGTAAATTCCAAGAAATTTTTGGTTCAATTGCAGCAAATGTGCAAGAAGAAATTTTAGAGATTTCGTCTAAAATGCCAACAGCCGCGCTATTTCAGCCTAAAGTAGAAAATCGCTCAGAAAAATCTTCTGAACTGCTAGCACAAGTTTTTTTGCAGCTATCACAAAAACAGCCAATAGTAATTGCTTTGGACGACCTGCATTTAGCTGACGAAGCTAACCTTAATTTTTTAATATATTTAACAAGTATAGCAACCTATAAGCAAATACTTTTTCTTTTCACTGCTCGTAGCCAAGAGCTAGCACGTCCAGAAAATATGGTAGCTAATTGGTTAGATAGAATGTCAAATCAGCGTCAATTACAAAGATTAGCCCTAGGGCCGCTAGCCGCTAGCGATGTTCGACAACTAATAGAAAAGATTTTTTCACCCATTGTTATTTCAGACGAAGCTATAACTAAACTAGTAACAGCAACTGAAGGAAACCCATTTTATTTAACAAATTTGCTACGTTTAATGCTCTCAGAAAGCCAAATTAGCTGGGATGGTCAACAATGGATTACAAATAGCTTGATGACTATTAAAGTACCTGAAACCGTAGCACGATTGATTGAAGTACGTTTAAGCTTTTTGCCTGTAGAAAAGCGTCAAGTTCTGGAAAAAGCTAGTATTTTAGGAGAAACTTTTGGGTTTGAAGTTTTAAGAAAATTTGTTGGACTAGATGAAGACACGCTCTTAAAAATCCTGGATGATTGTTTGCGTTATGGGCTAATAAAAGAGGCTCGTATCCCTGAAGGGGTTCAACAGAAGACGACTATTACAGTTTTACTCAATATGTACTTTATCAAGTGCTTTATGAAAAATGGTCTGATATAG
- a CDS encoding serine/threonine protein kinase — protein MRECKQCRSCYDDSLEICPGDGEQLHYSLPISTIINDTYQLTNLLAHGSMGSVYRAEQQGLQRPVAIKILNPKLLTSNVARERFRREALAAASIKHPNIIAVYDFATTSNGLCYIVMELLEGQTLAQRLKVETKITVNEAVKITLEVCEALTQAHSRGMIHRDLKPSNIFLSQIGNDTVTKIIDFGLVKLKERTKKTLLQEL, from the coding sequence ATGAGAGAATGTAAGCAATGCCGTAGTTGTTATGACGATAGTTTAGAAATTTGCCCAGGCGATGGCGAGCAGTTACATTATTCTTTGCCCATTTCTACAATAATTAATGATACTTACCAATTAACTAATCTTTTAGCTCATGGTTCAATGGGCAGCGTTTACCGTGCTGAGCAACAAGGACTGCAACGTCCAGTAGCAATAAAAATACTTAATCCTAAACTTTTAACAAGCAATGTTGCCCGCGAACGTTTTCGCCGTGAAGCTTTAGCTGCTGCAAGTATAAAACACCCAAATATTATAGCGGTTTACGACTTTGCAACTACTAGTAATGGGCTTTGTTATATAGTTATGGAGCTTTTAGAAGGGCAAACTTTAGCCCAACGCTTAAAAGTTGAGACCAAAATAACTGTAAACGAAGCTGTAAAAATTACTTTAGAAGTTTGCGAAGCTCTAACCCAAGCTCATAGTCGGGGAATGATTCATCGAGACTTAAAACCTTCTAATATTTTTCTGTCTCAAATTGGTAACGACACAGTAACTAAAATTATTGATTTTGGGCTAGTTAAATTAAAAGAACGCACTAAAAAAACATTACTTCAGGAGCTTTAA
- a CDS encoding site-specific DNA-methyltransferase, which produces MIDKYLNKIIKGDCIELFKLIPDESVDITFADPPFNLKKKYNSHKDSLIIQDYLDWCEQWIKETVRVTKPTGSIFLHNIPKWLTYYSSMLNKIADFKHWICWDAPTMPMGKTLQPSHYGMLYYAKDTKKNKFYEIRYPHKRCRKCNYLQKDYGGKKAALHPFGPLVSDVWTDIHRVKHNKYRDDHPCQLPLHLLERVILMSTDEGDIVFDPFSGTGTTAVAARRLGRNYLGFELDDEYANISMNKLTQESASSKIGNSWVSYFLSGIVTLRDKDWENISQYYLIPNTAKQVDCVEIKLKDIEQSCICPS; this is translated from the coding sequence ATGATTGATAAATATCTTAATAAAATCATAAAAGGCGACTGTATAGAATTATTTAAGTTAATCCCTGATGAAAGTGTAGATATAACTTTTGCAGATCCTCCATTTAACCTAAAAAAAAAATATAACTCCCATAAAGATAGCCTTATTATCCAAGATTATTTAGATTGGTGTGAACAATGGATTAAAGAAACAGTGCGTGTAACTAAACCAACAGGATCTATTTTCTTACATAATATTCCAAAATGGCTGACGTATTATTCCTCTATGCTTAATAAAATAGCTGATTTTAAGCATTGGATTTGCTGGGACGCACCTACTATGCCGATGGGAAAAACCTTGCAACCCTCACATTATGGAATGCTTTATTATGCAAAAGATACAAAGAAAAATAAGTTTTATGAAATTAGATATCCACATAAACGTTGTCGAAAATGTAATTACCTACAAAAAGATTACGGAGGTAAAAAAGCTGCTCTGCATCCTTTTGGGCCTCTTGTTTCAGATGTATGGACAGACATTCACCGAGTTAAACATAACAAATATCGAGATGATCATCCTTGTCAACTTCCATTACATCTTTTAGAACGTGTTATTTTAATGTCAACGGATGAAGGAGATATTGTATTTGATCCATTTTCAGGAACAGGAACTACAGCAGTTGCAGCTAGGAGACTAGGCAGAAATTACCTTGGGTTTGAACTTGATGATGAATATGCAAATATTTCTATGAATAAATTGACTCAAGAATCAGCTAGCTCCAAAATAGGAAATTCCTGGGTGAGCTATTTTTTAAGTGGTATTGTAACTTTAAGAGATAAAGATTGGGAAAATATTTCTCAATACTATTTAATTCCAAACACAGCAAAACAAGTTGATTGTGTTGAAATCAAACTAAAAGATATTGAACAAAGTTGCATATGTCCATCTTAG
- a CDS encoding HD domain-containing protein yields MLVNHCLRTYTWGALLALRDGINYNREVFYIAALLHDISLTEKYWQKDPLTECFAVEGSKIAEDFLAKQALSDNLRHKVTEAISLHLNITVGLEFGAEAHLLHEGAAFDVIGNRFDELDKETIEKVVLLYPRPNFKSEIAALLSRQAEIRPKSRTGFFVKYLQFNQRVKQAPFQE; encoded by the coding sequence ATGCTAGTTAATCATTGTTTGCGAACTTATACTTGGGGAGCATTGCTAGCTTTAAGAGATGGCATAAATTACAACAGAGAAGTTTTTTATATAGCTGCCTTGCTTCATGACATAAGCTTAACGGAAAAATATTGGCAAAAAGACCCACTAACAGAGTGTTTTGCTGTAGAAGGTTCAAAAATTGCTGAAGATTTTTTGGCTAAACAAGCCTTGTCGGACAATTTACGCCACAAAGTTACAGAAGCCATTAGCCTTCATCTAAACATTACTGTAGGGCTAGAATTTGGTGCAGAAGCTCATCTTTTGCACGAAGGCGCGGCCTTTGATGTTATTGGTAATAGATTTGACGAGCTAGACAAAGAAACTATTGAAAAAGTTGTGTTGCTTTATCCTCGTCCTAATTTTAAGTCTGAAATTGCAGCTTTACTTAGTCGTCAAGCGGAAATTAGACCAAAATCACGCACAGGATTTTTTGTTAAATATCTGCAATTTAATCAACGAGTTAAACAAGCACCTTTTCAAGAATAG